Proteins encoded by one window of Sus scrofa isolate TJ Tabasco breed Duroc unplaced genomic scaffold, Sscrofa11.1 Contig1574, whole genome shotgun sequence:
- the LOC100519378 gene encoding olfactory receptor 52A5-like encodes MLTFNGSVFMPSVLTLIGIPGLESVQCWIGIPFCVMYLIALSGNSLILVIVKHESNLHRPMYIFLAMLGATDIALSTCILPKMLGIFWFHLPDISFEACLLQMGLIHSFQAIESGVLLAMALDRYVAICNPLRHASIFSRQLLTHMGVGVTLRAAILTAPCLVLIKRGLKHYRTTVISHSYCEHMALVKLAAEDIRIHKIIGLFVAFTILGLDIIVITVSYISIFITIFRLPQKEARFKAFNTCIAHICVFLQFYLLAFFSFFTHRFASHIPPCVHILLSNLYLLVPPFLNPIVYGVKTKQIRDHVLNVFFSKRHLDH; translated from the coding sequence ATGCTCACCTTCAACGGCTCAGTCTTCATGCCCTCTGTCCTCACACTCATCGGGATTCCCGGACTGGAGTCCGTGCAGTGCTGGATCGGGATTCCATTCTGTGTCATGTACCTTATTGCTCTGAGTGGGAATTCCCTGATCTTAGTGATAGTCAAACACGAAAGCAATCTCCATCGTCCTATGTACATTTTCTTGGCCATGTTGGGGGCCACGGACATTGCACTTAGCACCTGCATTCTCCCCAAAATGTTAGGCATCTTCTGGTTCCATTTGCCAGACATCTCTTTTGAAGCCTGTCTTCTGCAAATGGGGCTTATTCACTCCTTCCAGGCCATTGAATCCGGGGTCCTCCTGGCGATGGCCCtagaccgctacgtggccatctgtaACCCCTTGAGACACGCCAGCATCTTCTCCCGACAACTCCTGACTCACATGGGAGTTGGGGTGACACTCAGGGCTGCCATTCTCACAGCACCGTGCCTGGTACTTATCAAACGCGGTCTTAAACACTATCGAACTACTGTCATCTCCCACTCTTACTGTGAGCACATGGCCCTCGTGAAGCTGGCCGCTGAAGATATCCGGATCCACAAGATCATTGGTCTATTTGTTGCCTTCACCATCTTAGGGCTTGACATCATTGTCATCACTGTGTCCTATATTTCGATCTTTATCACTATCTTTCGGCTGCCCCAGAAGGAGGCACGATTCAAAGCCTTTAACACCTGCATCGCCCACATCTGCGTCTTCCTGCAGTTCTACCTCCTcgccttcttctccttcttcacaCACAGGTTTGCTTCTCACATCCCGCCCTGTGTTCACATCCTCTTATCCAACCTTTATTTGCTAGTCCCACCTTTTCTCAACCCCATTGTCTATGGCGTGAAGACCAAACAAATTCGTGACCATGTCCTGaatgtgtttttttccaaaagaCATCTTGATCATTAG